The genomic window GTAAAAAGCAATTCATAATCCTCACCTCCGTTTAATGCTACTGTTGTGCTATCAATATCAAATTCTTCACAAACAGTAATCACGGTAGGATCTAGTGGAATTTTTTCTTCATATAAATCACATCCAACTTTACTACTCTTACAGATATGTAAAATTTCTGAAGATAAACCATCACTAACATCAATCATAGCTGTCGGTTTAACATCTAAATCCTTCAGTAATTTAGCAACATCTTTTCTTGCTTCAGGTTTTAACTGGCGCTCAACAATATAAGTATAAGCCTCCAAATCTGGCTGACTGTTTGGATTAACTTTATAAACCTCCTTCTCCCGTTCTAGAACTTGCAAGCCCATATAGGCAGCACCTAAATCACCTGTTACAACTAATAAATCGCCAGGTTTTGCCGTACTTCTATACACTTCATCCCCTTTAGCAATTTGACCAATAGCAGTTACAGAAATTAACAAGCCTGTTGTAGACGATGTTGTATCTCCTCCAACCACATCAATATTATAAATTTTAGCAGCTGTTTCAATTCCAGCATACAACTCCTCAACAGCTTCCAAAGGAAAACGATTAGATACTGCAATAGATACCGTAATTTGAGTTGCCTCGGCGTTCATGGCATAAACATCGGATAAATTAACAATAACAGCCTTATATCCAAGGTGTTTTAAAGGCATATAACTTAAATCGAAATGTACATTTTCAACTAATAGATCCGTAGTAACAACCACGTTTTTATCTTCAAAATTCAAAACAGCAGCATCATCTCCAATACCTTTAATGGTGGATGTATGTGAAATTTCGAAATTTTTAGTTAAATGTTCAATAAGTGCAAATTCACCTAAGACACTTAAAGGTGTACGTTGTTGATTTTTATCTTCTATCATGATGCAAAAATAAGAAGCTAATTTCATTTTTAATAGAAAATTAGCAGCAAACCTAATAGAATTATAAATATTACCGAAAGCATCACATTAAAATTGAATAACTCTTTCTCTACTAGGCAATAACAAGATTAAGGACAAATACAGTTATATCATATTTCAAATAAACTTCACAAAACAGCATTTCATCGTCTAAAAAGCAACAACGGACTACTGGGTGATGTGTTTCGTCGATTAATAGTATTATTTCATCGGTTATTTGGTCGATTTCCTTAACTTTGTAGTCCCATAAACTATTAACCTATGAATCAGAATTTACCTATAAATTTGTTTTGCTCTTCTTTTGGCCACAATTATTTTCTAATAGAACGAACAAGTTTCGAAATGCCCCAACTTATTTGCAAATCTTGTGGTACGCAATTTAATTACAATACCAACGGCGATATTATAAAAGCTAAAACCAATTACACCAATTTAGATGAGATTATAAGGATTCTACGTCCTAACTAGGCAATCAATCTTCTCTTTTAATCATTACTAAATTAAACTTGCATATTCCCCTGAATTAGATGAATTAAACAATAATTCTGCAATAAATTCATTGAAAGACTCAACTAATATGTAACCAAAAGCTACTTCATAAAGAAAACCTATCAAGCTATATGCTAATATAATGTTAGGTTCTATGGAAATCCATGACTTATATTGTATATTTGTCCTCTATTTAGAGCAAATCTAAATTCAAAATATATGATAAAAGTTTCTGAAACAGCTAAAAAGAAAGTTATCGAACTAATGACAGACGATGGCTATAATCCTACCGAAGATTTTGTTCGTGTTGGGGTAAAAAGTGGTGGTTGTTCCGGTCTATCTTACGATTTAAAGTTTGATAAAGAAAATCAAGAAGACGATAAAGTTTTTGTAGATAATGGTGTAAAAATTATTGTTGACAAAAAAAGTTTCTTGTATTTAATAGGGACTACCCTTGAATATTCAGGAGGATTAAACGGCACAGGCTTCGTTTTTAATAATCCTAACGCAAACCGTACTTGCGGTTGTGGCGAATCGTTTTCATTATAAAAAAATAAGAAAAGAATTATGTCGAAGTATACCGAGGATGATTTACGCGAAGAGCTTAAAACCAAAGAATACGAATACGGATTTTTTACCGATATAGAATCTGAAACATTTCCTATTGGTTTAAATGAAGATATTGTGCGCGCTATTTCTAAGAAGAAAGAAGAGCCTCAATGGATGACCGATTGGAGATTAGAAGCATTTAAAGTTTGGAAAGGAATGACAGAGCCAGAATGGGCGAATGTTAGATATAAAAAACCAGATTTTCAATCTATAGCCTATTATTCGGCACCAACTTCTGTAGATCCAAATAAAACATTAGATGATGTAGACCCTGATTTACTTGCCATGTACAAGAAGTTAGGAATTTCTGTTGATGAACAGAAAAAGATGAACAATGTTGCAATGGATATTGTTGTGGATTCCGTTTCGGTAGCTACAACATTCAAGAAAACTTTAGGAGAAAAAGGAATTATTTTCATGAGTATTTCTGAAGCTATTAAAGAGCATCCAGAGCTTGTAAAAAAATATTTAGGAACCATTGTACCAACAAAAGACAACTTTTATGCTGCTTTAAATTCTGCAGTTTTTAGTGATGGATCCTTTTGTTATATCCCAAAAGGAGTAAGATGTCCAATGGAATTATCTACTTATTTTAGAATAAATCAAGGTGGAACGGGGCAATTTGAGCGTACTTTACTTATTGCCGATGAAGGTAGTTATGTAAGTTACCTAGAAGGTTGTACTGCTCCTAGTCGTGACGAAAACCAATTACACGCAGCTGTTGTAGAGCTTATTGCTTTAGACGATGCTGAAATAAAATACTCAACCGTACAAAACTGGTACCCTGGTAATGCAGAAGGTAAAGGTGGCGTTTACAATTTTGTAACCAAAAGAGGTTTATGCGAGAAAAACGCTAAAATTTCTTGGACACAAGTTGAAACAGGTTCGGCTGTAACATGGAAATACCCTTCTTGTATTTTAAAAGGAGATAATTCTGTAGGTGAATTTTATTCTATTGCGGTTACTAATAATTATCAACAAGCCGATACAGGTACAAAGATGATTCATATTGGTAAAAACACAAAATCTACTATTATTTCTAAAGGAATATCGGCAGGAAAATCGCAAAATAGTTACCGCGGCTTGGTACAAATAGGTTCTAGAGCTGATAATGCACGTAACTTTTCGCAATGTGATAGTTTGTTAATGGGTAACGAATGTGGCGCACACACCTTTCCTTATATTGAAGCTAAAAACAAGACTGCTAAAGTAGAACACGAAGCTACAACAAGTAAAATTGGTGAAGATCAAATTTTCTATTGCAACCAACGTGGTATTGATACTGAGAAAGCGATTGCATTAATTGTAAACGGTTTTAGTAAAGAGGTATTAAATAAGCTACCAATGGAGTTTGCTGTTGAAGCTCAAAAATTATTAGAAATTAGTTTAGAAGGTTCTGTAGGATAACATCTATAAATCGATATAAATGAAAAAATTAGGCGTTTTAA from Algibacter sp. L1A34 includes these protein-coding regions:
- a CDS encoding HesB/IscA family protein, with product MIKVSETAKKKVIELMTDDGYNPTEDFVRVGVKSGGCSGLSYDLKFDKENQEDDKVFVDNGVKIIVDKKSFLYLIGTTLEYSGGLNGTGFVFNNPNANRTCGCGESFSL
- the sufB gene encoding Fe-S cluster assembly protein SufB; translation: MSKYTEDDLREELKTKEYEYGFFTDIESETFPIGLNEDIVRAISKKKEEPQWMTDWRLEAFKVWKGMTEPEWANVRYKKPDFQSIAYYSAPTSVDPNKTLDDVDPDLLAMYKKLGISVDEQKKMNNVAMDIVVDSVSVATTFKKTLGEKGIIFMSISEAIKEHPELVKKYLGTIVPTKDNFYAALNSAVFSDGSFCYIPKGVRCPMELSTYFRINQGGTGQFERTLLIADEGSYVSYLEGCTAPSRDENQLHAAVVELIALDDAEIKYSTVQNWYPGNAEGKGGVYNFVTKRGLCEKNAKISWTQVETGSAVTWKYPSCILKGDNSVGEFYSIAVTNNYQQADTGTKMIHIGKNTKSTIISKGISAGKSQNSYRGLVQIGSRADNARNFSQCDSLLMGNECGAHTFPYIEAKNKTAKVEHEATTSKIGEDQIFYCNQRGIDTEKAIALIVNGFSKEVLNKLPMEFAVEAQKLLEISLEGSVG
- the thiL gene encoding thiamine-phosphate kinase gives rise to the protein MIEDKNQQRTPLSVLGEFALIEHLTKNFEISHTSTIKGIGDDAAVLNFEDKNVVVTTDLLVENVHFDLSYMPLKHLGYKAVIVNLSDVYAMNAEATQITVSIAVSNRFPLEAVEELYAGIETAAKIYNIDVVGGDTTSSTTGLLISVTAIGQIAKGDEVYRSTAKPGDLLVVTGDLGAAYMGLQVLEREKEVYKVNPNSQPDLEAYTYIVERQLKPEARKDVAKLLKDLDVKPTAMIDVSDGLSSEILHICKSSKVGCDLYEEKIPLDPTVITVCEEFDIDSTTVALNGGEDYELLFTISQDDFTKIKANPHLSIIGHIKDENEGVHLVTRSNSRIPLIAQGWKNFD